The proteins below come from a single Harpia harpyja isolate bHarHar1 chromosome 2, bHarHar1 primary haplotype, whole genome shotgun sequence genomic window:
- the SARAF gene encoding store-operated calcium entry-associated regulatory factor isoform X1, which yields MAAAGRAVAAPALCLLLLCAAAGPARCWDQPGRVLLREVQALTLHRGQYTTSRRTAAVPQLQCTGGTAGCSHVPEVVQCYNKGWDGYDVQWQCKADLENTYRFGQIEVSCEGYDYPDDPYILRGSCSLLFRLELTEEGERRAKNSGSFGSSYYQSRKDSSDSGAGAIVIIVLLGLAFGVYKLFLSNQQPQQRFGDNDGFTRPSWQSQQAPPPPGFKSSFTEGNSFGTHSHHGTNSGPGFWTGLGAGGLLGYLAGSHRAQPRSPYYSTWTDPTAAPPMNGQSSNSTQGGSSGTRTASGFGGTKRR from the exons ATGGCGGCCGCCGGGCGGGCCGTGGCCGCTCCTGcgctctgcctgctcctcctctgcGCTGCCGCGGGCCCGGCGCGGTGCTGGGACCAGCCGG GGCGGGTTCTGCTGAGGGAGGTGCAGGCGCTCACTCTCCACAGAGGTCAGTACACGACGTCCCGGCGGACCGCTGCAGTCCCTCAGTTACAGTGCACAGGAGGCACTGCCGGATGTTCCCATGTCCCTGAGGTCGTTCAGTGTTACAACAAAGGTTGGGACGGCTATGATGTACAG tggcAGTGCAAAGCAGACTTGGAAAACACCTACCGTTTTGGACAAATCGAAGTGAGCTGTGAAGGCTATGATTATCCGGATGATCCTTACATCTTAAGAGGCTCCTGTAGTTTGCTGTTCAGGCTAGAGCTGACTGAGGAAGGTGAAAGGAGAGCAAAGAACTCTGGAAGCTTTGGCTCTAGCTATTACCAGTCAAGGAAGGATTCTTCTGATTCTGGTGCCGGAGCGATTGTTATAATTGTTCTTCTGGGTCTTGCTTTTGGAGTATACAAGCTCTTCCTCAGTAACCAGCAGCCTCAGCAGAGGTTTGGTGACAATGATGGATTCACTAGGCCTTCCTGGCAGAGTCAGCAggcacctcctcctcctggttTTAAGTCCAGCTTCACAG aAGGCAACAGCTTCGGGACTCATTCCCATCATGGAACCAATTCAGGACCAGGATTTTGGACTGGATTAGGAGCAGGAGGCTTGCTAGGCTACTTGGCTGGCAGTCACAG AGCACAGCCACGTTCCCCATATTACAGTACGTGGACAGATCCCACAGCTGCACCTCCTATGAATGGGCAGTCAAGCAATTCCACCCAAGGTGGCAGTTCAGGAACAAGAACTGCTTCTG gctTCGGGGGCACAAAACGAAGATGA
- the SARAF gene encoding store-operated calcium entry-associated regulatory factor isoform X2, which translates to MAAAGRAVAAPALCLLLLCAAAGPARCWDQPGRVLLREVQALTLHRGQYTTSRRTAAVPQLQCTGGTAGCSHVPEVVQCYNKGWDGYDVQWQCKADLENTYRFGQIEVSCEGYDYPDDPYILRGSCSLLFRLELTEEGERRAKNSGSFGSSYYQSRKDSSDSGAGAIVIIVLLGLAFGVYKLFLSNQQPQQRFGDNDGFTRPSWQSQQAPPPPGFKSSFTGNSFGTHSHHGTNSGPGFWTGLGAGGLLGYLAGSHRAQPRSPYYSTWTDPTAAPPMNGQSSNSTQGGSSGTRTASGFGGTKRR; encoded by the exons ATGGCGGCCGCCGGGCGGGCCGTGGCCGCTCCTGcgctctgcctgctcctcctctgcGCTGCCGCGGGCCCGGCGCGGTGCTGGGACCAGCCGG GGCGGGTTCTGCTGAGGGAGGTGCAGGCGCTCACTCTCCACAGAGGTCAGTACACGACGTCCCGGCGGACCGCTGCAGTCCCTCAGTTACAGTGCACAGGAGGCACTGCCGGATGTTCCCATGTCCCTGAGGTCGTTCAGTGTTACAACAAAGGTTGGGACGGCTATGATGTACAG tggcAGTGCAAAGCAGACTTGGAAAACACCTACCGTTTTGGACAAATCGAAGTGAGCTGTGAAGGCTATGATTATCCGGATGATCCTTACATCTTAAGAGGCTCCTGTAGTTTGCTGTTCAGGCTAGAGCTGACTGAGGAAGGTGAAAGGAGAGCAAAGAACTCTGGAAGCTTTGGCTCTAGCTATTACCAGTCAAGGAAGGATTCTTCTGATTCTGGTGCCGGAGCGATTGTTATAATTGTTCTTCTGGGTCTTGCTTTTGGAGTATACAAGCTCTTCCTCAGTAACCAGCAGCCTCAGCAGAGGTTTGGTGACAATGATGGATTCACTAGGCCTTCCTGGCAGAGTCAGCAggcacctcctcctcctggttTTAAGTCCAGCTTCACAG GCAACAGCTTCGGGACTCATTCCCATCATGGAACCAATTCAGGACCAGGATTTTGGACTGGATTAGGAGCAGGAGGCTTGCTAGGCTACTTGGCTGGCAGTCACAG AGCACAGCCACGTTCCCCATATTACAGTACGTGGACAGATCCCACAGCTGCACCTCCTATGAATGGGCAGTCAAGCAATTCCACCCAAGGTGGCAGTTCAGGAACAAGAACTGCTTCTG gctTCGGGGGCACAAAACGAAGATGA
- the LEPROTL1 gene encoding leptin receptor overlapping transcript-like 1, whose protein sequence is MAGIKALISLSFGGAVGLMFLMLGCALPQYNQYWPLFVLFFYILSPIPYCIARRLVDDTDATSNACKELAIFLTTGIVVSAFGLPIVFARAELIYWGACALVLTGNTVIFATILGFFLVFGSNDDFSWQQW, encoded by the exons ATGGCCGGCATCAAAG CCTTGATCAGCCTGTCCTTCGGGGGAGCGGTCGGACTGATGTTCCTGATGCTGGGATGTGCCCTTCCCCAGTACAA ccagTACTGGCCactgtttgttctgtttttttacaTCCTTTCTCCTATCCCGTACTGCATAGCAAGAAGATTAGTAGATGACACAGATGCTACAAGTAATGCCTGCAAGGAGCTAGCAATATTTCTTACAACAGGCATTGTTGTCTCAGCATTTGGGCTACCGATAGTGTTTGCGAGAGCAGAACTG ATTTACTGGGGCGCGTGTGCACTTGTTCTTACGGGGAATACAGTCATCTTTGCCACGATCCTAGGATTTTTCTTGGTCTTTGGCAGCAATGACGACTTCAGCTGGCAGCAGTGGTGA
- the SRP72 gene encoding signal recognition particle subunit SRP72, protein MAAAAAAGGAGAAAAAAALWSEVNRCGQNGDFARALKSVNKILQISKDDVTALQCKVVCLIQNGNFKEALGVINTHTKVLTSDIIAFEKAYCEYRLNRIENALKTIQSASQQTDKLKELYGQVLYRLERYDDCLAAYRDLIRNSQDEYEEERKTNLSAVVAAQSTWEKVMPEDLGLREATYELCYNSACALIGQGKLNEAMKKLQKAEELCRQSLSEDSDVTEEDIEAELAIIHGQMAYIMQLQGRTEDALQLYNQIIKLKPTDVGLLAVIANNIITINKDQNVFDSKKKVKLTNAEGVEHKLSKKQLQAIEFNKALLAMYTNQADQCRKLSASLQSQSPEHLLPVLIQAAQLCREKQHAKAVGLLQDFADQHPANAAEIKLTMAQLKIAQGSVTKACMILRSIEELQHKPGMVSALVTMYSHEEDIDSAIEVFTQAIQWYQQFQPKSPVHLSLIREAANFKLKHGRKKEAISDLEELWKQNPKDVHTLAQLISAYSLVDPEKAKVLSKHLPSSDTMSLKVDVDALENSHGATYVRKKAGKLTGDNQQKEQGQGDVKKKKKKKKGKLPKNYDPKVTPDPERWLPMRERSYYRGRKKGKKKDQVGKGTQGSTTAGSSELDASRTASSPPTSPRPGSAAAVSATSNVIPPRHQKPAGAPATKKKQQQKKKKGAKGGW, encoded by the exons atggcggcggcggcagcggcgggtggcgcgggggcagcggcggcggcggcggcgctgtgGAGCGAGGTGAACCGCTGCGGCCAGAACGGCGACTTCGCCCGCGCGCTCAAGTCCGTTAACaaga TACTGCAGATCAGCAAAGACGATGTGACTGCACTTCAGTGTAAAGTAGTGTGTCTTATCCAGAACGGGAACTTCAAGGAAGCCCTTGGCGTAATCAACACCCACACTAAAGTGTTAACCAG TGACATCATTGCCTTTGAGAAGGCCTACTGTGAATACAGGTTGAATCGTATTGAAAATGCTCTCAAGACCATTCAGAGTGCCAGTCAGCAGACAGACAAACTGAAGGAGCTTTATGGACAAGTG TTGTACAGGTTGGAGCGTTATGATGATTGTCTGGCTGCATACAGGGATCTCATCCGCAACTCCCAGGATGAGtatgaggaagagagaaaaaccaACCTCTCTGCTGTTGTGGCAGCACAAAGCACATGGGAGAAAGTGATGCCA GAAGATTTGGGCCTTCGAGAAGCTACCTACGAGCTGTGTTATAACAGTGCATGTGCATTGATTGGGCAAGGAAAGTTGAATGAAGCAATGAAAAAACTACAGAAAGCAGAAG AACTGTGCCGCCAATCGCTATCAGAAGACTCT GATGTGACTGAGGAAGACATTGAGGCTGAACTGGCCATTATTCATGGTCAGATGGCTTATATCATGCAACTGCAGGGTCGTACAGAGGATGCTCTACAGCTCTACAATCAAATAATCAAGTTGAA GCCAACAGATGTAGGACTGCTTGCTGTCATTGCAAATAACATCATCACAATTAACAAG GACCAAAATGTCTTTGACTcaaagaaaaaggtgaagctgACCAATGCAGAAGGTGTTGAGCATAAACTCTCCAAGAAACAGCTCCAGGCGATTGAATTCAACAAAGCTTTGCTTGCAATGTACACTAACCAG GCAGATCAGTGCCGCAAGCTGTCGGCAAGCCTGCAGTCACAGAGCCCTGAGCATCTGCTCCCTGTGCTTATCCAGGCAGCCCAGCTGTGTCGTGAGAAGCAGCATGCAAAGGCTGTAGGGCTTCTGCAG GACTTTGCAGATCAGCACCCTGCCAATGCAGCTGAGATCAAGCTGACGATGGCCCAGCTAAAAATTGCTCAAG GCAGTGTCACCAAAGCCTGCATGATCCTGAGGAGCATAGAAGAACTGCAGCACAAGCCTGGTATG GTGTCTGCGTTGGTGACAATGTACAGTCATGAAGAGGACATTGACAGTGCAATTGAGGTCTTCACACAGGCTATCCAGTGGTATCAGCAATTCCAG CCAAAGTCTCCTGTCCATTTGTCGCTGATAAGGGAAGCTGCCAACTTCAAACTAAAGCATGGCAGGAAGAAGGAAGCAATCAGTGACTTGGAGGAGCTCTGGAA GCAAAACCCAAAAGATGTGCATACTCTGGCACAGCTCATCTCTGCCTACTCCCTGGTGGACCCTGAAAAAGCTAAAGT TCTTAGCAAACATTTGCCTTCCTCAGACACCATGTCACTGAAAGTAGATGTTGACGCACTGGAGAACTCCCATGGAGCAACCTATGTTCGGAAGAAAGCTGGGAAGCTCACTGGAGACAACCAGCAGAAGGAGCAAGG ACAAGGGGatgtgaagaagaagaagaaaaaaaagaagg GAAAGCTGCCTAAGAACTACGACCCCAAGGTGACTCCCGACCCTGAGCGGTGGCTTCCAATGCGAGAGCGTTCCTACTATCGTGGACGGAAGAAGGGCAAGAAGAAGGATCAGGTTGGCAAGGGGACTCAGGGTTCAACCACAGCTGGCTCCTCTGAACT GGATGCCAGTAGGACTGCCAGCAGCCCACCTACCTCCCCTCGGCCCGGCAGCGCTGCAGCAGTATCGGCCACAAGTAACGTCATCCCTCCCAGGCACCAAAAACCTGCTGGTGCCCCAGCCAccaagaagaaacagcagcagaagaaaaagaaaggggctAAAGGAGGGTGGTAA